The nucleotide sequence CTTTAGATTTCTACCTGAAATCATCCAAGGTTATTCTAACGCGAACTCCCGTgccgtctccattcacagaagcatgtcatgcctggtatcattataaagctctcagtctcacacacagcgctgtctaatccaaatatggATTTTTGTAGAACTAACCAACCGCGAAAGTTTGCAGCTGAAAACAACATCTGATTGGTCATGGATTCTGATTTGTCAGCTAAGCACAAAGTAAACCACACTGAACTCTCAAGATTAATAATGATGTTTACACCAATTTCACCTATGCAGGCTAACTTAAAAATAGTCAGATAATGGTTGCCTTTTTTATTTGCCTGGGGTTAAAGTGAGTCATCCTTAACATGTTTGGTGTTTTGGATTCACTACAGCTGGAGAACAGTTAAATACCAAACAGGCTGTAGGCTCTACtggctgaatttttttttttactgagtaACTTATTTTCCCAGATAGAATATAGATTTTTAGGCAGTCTATTATCTCAAACAGCCTGAAAAATAGTGCATTTAGCTGATGTAAATGGAACAAAAATCTCCCCGGGGGAGTATGGCACCGGACCCCCCTAGGTGTGGGCTAAGCCCCGAATGTTTACATCATCTGGCTCCGCCCCTGCACACCGGCTTattaccatagacagtaaaagaaatggacggagggatcccattgccttctacggcgttaagtgaggtcagtataggagcacttacttcctgatggctgagcgaactgcgcaggctcagactgagcttgacgacgtagatgtgacgtgagcctcctgtctgacagctgtaggtcttctagtagatgtggaaagtgaaagctgaatcacgttgtttaaatattttctcccgttgcttttggctcactatgggcttctccccattcttcccccttgactttatcagactttatgtctccacgtccccccgactgtctcttagacagtaaaagattgcctacgagcgtctcctcaggtctatacggtaatttctcaactgtgcgacacagtcgcgttggttatgacgcaatcgttagcctatttttacaaaaacagcttctacggggcgatagtgtaagatacaagttaacggagccttttatgcattgtcgtgtttctttagaaataaacaatggacaaatggagtctttaaacgtctcagatgtaaagttattcactgtcaaagtgactcaaaaatgaatgggagtcaatgggatgctaacagcaggtgatggcttggttagcaatggcagcccctaggggtggaacgctttccaagcgctagattacccccttgcttattaccttgttagttgcggtgggtgacttacaacaagctaacgctaccaaactataatcactaaaacatcggacttgtacatcaCTATCATAAtcgtttgtctttggtgatgtattaatgactccgcatcgcctgtatcaaaagagaaataatgtcatctggtgtttaaaatgaataaaatagactagacagcccttactggagatccacaaatactgaactttgctctctctctcctctcacgGCCAGCCGactgtcggtgtgtgtgtgtagtgcgcatatgcgtgtgtgtgtgagagagatgcaCAGGGGAcccgtgtttttgttttttttgcccgtttgcgtttttagtgttttacttctTACACGATTAagtaatgatattattgatatacagtgtagagtaaaaaaatgctgatcacaattaagattttaataaataaatctacctcagttttaataaatcGTTCACCTGTTGGGAAGTGTTGGACTTGTTTCGACAATAAAGAATAGTTTaaaccacagttaactgtctgtttctacatctttcactcaggagcaaaaatacgCCTTTAAACTGTAAAGAAattaagattttacatttattgttatatttatcgttatcgactgatatggaaaattatattgtgataatttgtttgggccatatcgcccagccctatgcATTAGTTCACCATAATACACATCTAATGGTCTAAATGGGTTTAATGTTCAAACTGGCAGGTCAAATGTCAGAGCTGTGTGAGCACGCGGGTCTGCCTTCAGGGGTGTTAGTCAGTGCTGTCACTGATCCTCCTCAGATGCTATCCGTCAGCTAACGCTCTAACCCCTGCAcactagggatggctcgataccacaattctggcttcagtacggtaccacaatctaataccgaagtaccgatattaaatcgataccacacaGTCGGATATtggcgcgggtatattgcacacgaatgagaacaattatgcaagttttgagtttataaagtgggatattatcacaaatgtttattagtaaattaatcagcaaagcttatcacatcaaatcagtcatttgaaaactttcttgtgagaaataatttcagcaaaaatctctcaaaattagcaaattgcttctggtttcaaaagacatcgcactacactaaagcgatctgcataatccgattcaacatttcacgctcgtctcgggatggagaacggaaatcatttaagagattttatagcatttcgtaataacagttacaggagatatgagctcataacgacacacacacacacacacacacacacgcctgtcacttagtcacgctcgcacattacacattaagtttccttaaacagtcaaacacacagaatgatgtacaaatgtccgtctttagtgagtattcacataaacacagtcggcggcggtgtctaacgcgaatgtaaatagtgcaatagtacgcgtgcaaatataatgagatctaaatgtcattggttgaaacgaacgctggagattgtgatattcgatcttatgttaggctgtgtgtgtgcgttgatcagtgttaaaagaaaataaatgtctaaatgagatggtttgaatgatccgctgacctgtcgatctcttcagaagtcttaaagtcaggatagtgacagatgcttcttggctaggtttgatggttcttcatcagttttataagcaaagtcattacaaatgtcacttctactcctctctttattaatttgttttgggcatcttgagtgataTTCAACCAGGATTcgactgctttatccattttgttcatctgttgttgtcacatttgccggttgtttcgggtcagtttgggtagcgcgctgccatctagcggtgaacttcggaacagcagcaaataccgaaatgtgcaaaatcatgatatcgtaccgttttaaataaaatatataccggtatttttccagtaccggtataccgcgcatccctaCGGTACACAGGCAGCTTTACCGCTGTGTTGTGTCTGCTTGACCGGTGGAGAGTCACGTGTGATTAATGGCACCAGTCCTCCTCTCTCTTCCAGGTGGAGCTGCAGTCGCTTTGCTCCCAGCGTGACATTAGGAGAGGAGGTGAATGCCACCATCTGCCtcctccacctccacctccGCCTCCTCCGCCCGCTCTGCTCTCTGTGGGTAAGGGCTCCTTCTACAGCATTCAGAGAAGCGATTGAGAAGGGCTTCCTATGATAAAGATATTATATAGGTCAGGGGCTGGGGTATGCATGCATGTTTATATCACATTTACACCGTCATGTTCATCATCCTCGTGCTCCTGTAGCTCTGCTCAGTTAAACGCTCGAGGGCTGTTTACAATACaatactatatttatttataaagcacatttaaaaacatccacAACTTACCTAAGTGCTGTACAGAACAGAATCAAACTAAAACATCGAAAAATAGTAACACAATAACCCAACCTTTGATCAAGGAGTATTAAAGGCCAAAGAgaataaacacactgcaaaagctcttcttatttagtgtttttgtctggtttccttaaatcaagatgcatttagtAGATGAGTGAAATTACATATCattgtttttccttttttctgGGGGGAAAAAGGAAATAGTTGAGTTTGAGTTTTTGCATAAAGCAAGCAacattatctgccaatggggtgagaaaaactTAATTGGTTACTGtgtgggacggaaacaagacaAGATTTCATTCAAAACCAAGAtcatttttctcaccccattggcagatcattttgcttgttttatgcaaaaactcacttcatttagatttgattttctaagaaacaagaacaaatatctccTGTAAATTCAGTCATCTAGTAAATGCACCctgatgatttatttttatatttagactgTAAACTCTTAATAAAAGAGCATGTTTTGCGGTGCAGGAGCAGATCTGAAGGTGGGAACAGAGCGAGGGAATCTGATGTAAAGAGGTGGATGTCCAAAGTTTGGGACCTGCAGTCTCAAAGGCGCGATCGTCTCGTTTTTTAAGTCAAGCTCCAGGGACACTGAGACTGGAGTTTGAGAAGGAGTGAATGGAGAGAGCAGATTCATCTGATACTGACGGGATAAATCATTGAGGCTTTATAACACACTCCCCGGCTCATACGTGCGGGTCCCGGCGAGGAGTCTAACTTGGTTTAGTGTGAGAATCTCACTGTTGTCCTTTATgttgtatattgtatattttagtCTCTTATTGCGGTGGTTTCAGTGGTCGAGGCGCTGTAGGCCGAACTGACCCTTGTTAAGGTGTTTGTGATAAACGTTAGGGCAGCGATCGGTCATACACACTATTTCAGTTCATCTCAATGAATGCAGTGTATTTGACACACAGTAAACACTACTGTGAGCGCCCGATTGAGAGCAATCACAGAGAACAAGAGCTACGTTTGCTGTTTGCACTATTATTTCCACGTATGCACCATGagaatattaataaaacataatctGTGTTTATATTTCAAACTGGTCACTGATTTGAATTATTCTTGTTTGCATTGTGTAATGTTTTTCAGCACAGTCGCACTATTTAAACATCACCTGCACTTTTACAGAAGAAAAGTAAATCTGAAACTTTTAGCATTTCTGAAAAAGCTGGTGTTTGGATATTTACtgttttttattctttaatgTGATTTGTTTATCATGAGCATATGTGATGACTGGTATGCTTTACTTTAGATCATTGTTCGTGTttacaaaaactacgacttcattcagcattggcttctcttccgggtttgtgttcaatctgCGTTCACAACTGCGCAGTCTCCCTCAGACTATAAGCGAAGCTCTCGCGCACCAGATAACACGTCCGTCATGAACACAGATTCAGTCTTTTCCCTGACGATACGTGACAGAATGCTACAGGCATgtgagtttgatcagggttggagctaaactcttcaGGACCGAGTGTGCCCATCCCTGGCTTAGACCATGaccagatcattaaaataggatCATTAAAGTGGTTTTAAACCATTGAAGCGCAAGAAGTTTGTTCTCTGTGTTGTTTTCTGTGCTGGGCACATTTAGAAAGACGCCTCATATAGTGCATGACTACtgaattgagttctctttcgcaTCTGCTTGCAATTTAATAGACAAATAATCCCAAAATGATGTCAAAATATCCACGTAAAGAGTCGTTATATGACAATATGCTGGTCAGTAAACACAACGGTGGAGAATTCAGTATATAGACTTTAATTGACTAACACTCAGGAGAATATAGAAACAGGAACGATAAACACTGACCTAACACACAGCGTTAATGCCACACAAAACACTGGAGGACTCAGGGCTTAGATACACATCAGCTCAACACCATCAGGTGCGTAGAACACAGGCAAACCAGGAACATAATGCTGACGGAAAATTAACTAAACATTACCCTGACAAACATCAACATGtgataaagaaaaaacacacgTGTGTATGGGTATATTAGATTCCttcgctcttaaagtgacagcagcctaataataaattgctgctgtctgtcaatacaaacctgattccaaacaaagtgggacactgtacaaattgtgaataaaaaaggaatgcaataatttacaaatctcataaactttttattcacaatagacaaaatataacatatcaaatgttgaaagtgagacattttgaaatgtcatgccaaatattggattttggatttcatgagagcttcACATTCCacaaaagttgggacagtaagaGGCCGGAGaagttaaatgtatatataaggAACATCTGTAAATTGaagcagtgttttttttgtgatcTTGATTCAACTGCAGTAGATTGTTTTGCAAAAAGAGCGAATCATGTTTAATGTCTTTGTGTTCCTTTTATTTACCATACTAGAACTGATAAGCAGAATCAGAaccaaaatatcttaaattcAAACGATACCCTTTTGTTGTGATATGAAGATGAAATCGagcaaaacaaaagtaaaacatGAAATAAGTATTGGTTCTGCATATTGAGTTCACCTGCATTACGAACTGTAGCATTTTGTCATTTGTCTTCAggtttttactcacataagaaCAAGAGTACAATCATCAAAGGTACTTCACGATTTAATAGATAATACATATTTTTCAGCTTGTGTGAAAGccaattttaaagtaaaaagcaTCATAAGTACTTATATTTTATCGTCAGTTGTGTGCGTGTCTCTTCCAGCTCCTGAGGCTTCGGCTCCTCTGCTGAGCTCCTGGTGGATGGAGATCATCGTGGTCGGGACCACAGGAAGTGCTTTGGCTGTCTTCCTTTTGCTAACTGTCTTTATCTTCTACAAGGCCATAAAGAGGTGTGTAATGCTGGATTGGGCTGAATCTATATTGCTCTTCCATGAACTTAGATTGCTTGGTTAAACATTGTTCTTTTCTCTTGAGATATTTGCATGCACACTAACATGCTCAGAACCACCAAACATCTGAGGCCAGTTGCATGTGTGTGCCGGTTGCTTTAATTTGGATCGAGAGATACAGGGGGTCTTTATTGCATCAGATACGTGTAAGTTTTGGTCTCTAACCCAGAATATAACCTGATCTGGAGCAGGTCAGCCATGTAGCATAAGTTACCATCGCGATGAACAAAGCTAAACaccaatccaccttcttgagcctGTAAAACCAGAGTTTGCTCATACTAATCTGAAGTATGACCTGAACCCGGCTTCATACACAGTCCTCAGTTTACTGATCATCTGCAGTGATGACGTGTTTTGTGGTCGGAGTATAGATAGTCTATGaaatacagcaaaaataaaacagtaatTTTCGCTTCAGATTCGATTGGTAGGTAAAATCTGTTGACTTTAACCATGCTTGTATCTTTATATTCCATTGATGACAGTTCAAAAATGGGGCTAATCTTTTTCCGTATGTTCTTCCCCCTGAAAGTTGGCATGCCTGTCAGCCAAGAAGTTGTCATGAAATCAAAACCAAcattatttactttgttagcaaaCATTACtggtcttagggtgaacaattaatccatccaagttaatacacagaaaaaaattgtgtgctgtgtaatctttaatcaaaatctgaacaATAACTTGGCGTTCCCTTTCTGATAACGTCAGTTTGATGGCTTGGGTTTGAATATCCTTAACCACTCTCAACCGTTAGTCTGAGCACGAGATAAGAGGAGGAGCGCTGGAGTAAAACCCGGCCCTATTTTCaatattcagtttttatttggaaatacgtcacagcactgaggAAAACTCAAATGCTACTActggttcactgggacttttaAGATATCTTAATATCCTTTTAGATTCTGGTTCTTAACAAACTTTTACTTTTGGTCTCTTCATGTTTCACATCTCTAATGGCAGTAGTTGATCTCTCCACACGTGTTTTCAATTAACCAGGATTTACCTCACCTGGATTAAATACTAGAATTCCCTTGTTAAAAAACGTGAAGCATAATCTAAAACGGTGTTCTGTTCTTCTGTTTGTTTTGGGTGGGTTTTTCATGTCAGTTTTAATGTTTGCATTAGTTTCCATGGCGATTCGTTGTTTGAGTAATTAGATTCACCTGTTCTATGTTACGCTGATTTGTTTGTTCTGTCTATTGTCTAGGTTTGTTGGCTTTATTGTCTGATcttcattattattatgatttattattgttgttcttTTGATTATTTTGATTTAGTGTGAAATACATTCTGCTGTGATTAGATCCTGCCTTCTATCATCCTTGCAAATAAATCTAGCGGCAGTACAGGATCGCTTCCAGAATTGCTTCCTCAATGAGCACACACAGGACTTTTTGGATCTCTACCATCTAGTCCACTATGATGATGACagcctgtgtgtgtttttccgGACAGGAAGTGGAGACGAGAGCATGCCCGTCTGAAGACTGTCCTCTTGGACAGGGTATTATTGCAGTGCGGATCCACATTCACATTTGAGAGAGCAAGGAGGATTCATCAACACAATCGCCCCATCAGAATTAAAGGCTGAACCTACAACAATATCAGTGCCAGAGCCGATACCTGACCCACAGATCATCCCAGAGTTTCGCCCTGGCTCCTCCTGCCTTCATCTCCACACTGGTTTAATTCTACATTTAATCACCTCAATTGCCGAAGCATTTAAGGCTTCCACACTTGCACTAGTTATCCCTGGGACATTCTTAACCCCAGGTAAATGGAGTCAtggattattttatttcatgtttCGCATTATTCATGCTATTGCTATATGCTATATGCATGTTATTCCTGGCTGTTAATACAGTCACACTGTACATTTCTAAACCCTGGGTTACTGttcttatttgcatatttgtgGTGTCAACAGTCATGATATATTCTAAATGACAAATGTGAAATGTTTCTTTATCCAGGTTAAAAGCAAGGTTAGCTTGATGATAACCCAGAGGCCATTTAATTTCTGATGACACCACTGGCAGTTTAGTCCAGTTTCCTGAAGATCTGCCCAACATAAAGCAGTACATCACtaaaagaaaaacacacacataaagtGCTTTTTCACATTTTTCAACTTTCATCGGTGTATAATGCAACACGGATTGATAAAGTCAACCGGTTGCTATGGCAGAGGATAGTGAGGCTGACCAGGACCATCTGCGATGAAGGAGATGTAACTGGGCAGAGCCAATGGCAACATCTTGGGACTGGGTGAGCTGAACCAGCAGAGACAAAGACAGGTTAGAACTGGGCTGAACCAGCAGAGATGAAGACAGCTTGGGACTGGGCTGAACCAGCATTGATGAAGACATCTTGGGACTGGGCTGAACCAGCAGAGATGAAGACAGCTTGGGACTGAGCTGAACCAGCAGAGATGAAGACAGCTTGGGACTGGGCTGAACCAGCAGAGATGAAGACAGTTTGGGACTGGGCTGAACCAGCAGAGATGAAGACAGCTTGGGACTGGGCTGAACCAGCAGAGATGAAGACAGCTTGGGACTGGGCTGAACCAGCAGAGATGAAGACAGCTTGGGACTGGGCTGAACCAGCAGAGATGAAGACAGCTTGGGACTGGGCTGAACCAGCAGAGATGAAGACAGCTTGGGACTGGGCTGAACCAGCAGAGACAAAGACAGGTTAGAACTGGGCTGAACCAGCAGAGATGAAGACAGCTTGGGACTGGGCTGAACCAGCATTGATGAAGTCAGCTTAGAACTGGGCTGAACCAGCAGAGATGAAGACAGCTTGGGACTGAGCTGAACCAGCAGAGATGAAGACAGCTTGGGACTGGGCTGAACCAGCAGAGATGAAGACAGTTTGGGACTGGGCTGAACCAGCAGAGATGAAGACAGCTTGGGACTGGGCTGAACCAGCAGAGATGAAGACAGTTTGGGACTGGGCTGAACCAGCAGAGATGAAGACAGTTTGGGACTGGGCTGAACCAGCAGAGATGAAGACAGCTTGGGACTGGGCTGAACCAGCAGAGATGAAGACAGCTTGGGACTGGGCTGAACCAGCAGAGATGAAGACAGCTTGGGACTGGGCTGAACCAGCAGAGATGAAGACAGCTTGGGACTGGGCTGAACCAGCAGAGATGAAGACAGCTTGGGACTGGGCTGAACCAGCAGAGATGAAGACAGCTTGGGACTGGGCTGAACCAGCAGAGATGAAGACAGCTTGGGACTGGGCTGAACCAGCAGAGATGAAGACAGCTTGGGACTGGGCTGAAGCAGCAGAGATGAAGATGATTTGGAACTGGGCTGAACCAGCAGAGATGAAGACAGCTTGGGACTGGGCTGAACCAGCAGAGATGAAGACAGCTTGGGACTGGGCTGAACCAGCAGAGATGAAGACAGCTTGGGACTGGGCTGAACCAGCATAGATGAAGACAGCTTGGGACTGGGCTGAACCAGCAGAGACGAAGAAAGCTTGGGACTGGGCTGAACCACCATAGATGAAGACAGCTTGGGACTGGGCTGAACCAGCAGAGATGAAGACAGCTTGGGACTGGGCTGAACCAGCAGAGATGAAGACAGTTTGGGACTGGGCTGAACCAGCAGAGATGAAGACAGCTTGGGACTGGGCTGAACCAGCAGAGATGAAGACAGCTTGGGACTGGGCTGAACCAGCAGAGATGAAGACAGCTTGGGACTGGGCTGAACCAGCAGAGATGAAGACAGCTTGGGACTGGGCTGAACCAGCATAGATGAAGACAGCTTGGGACTGGGCTGAACCAGCAGAGACGAAGAAAGCTTGGGACTGGGCTGAACCACCATAGATGAAGACAGCTTGGGACTGGGCTGAACCAGCAGAGATGAAGACAGCTTGGGACTGGGCTGAACCAGCAGAGACGAAGAAAGCTTGGGACTGGGCTGAACCACCATAGATGAAGACAGCTTGGGACTGGGCTGAACCAGCAGAGATGAAGACAGCTTGGGACTGGGCTGAACCAGCAGAGATGAAGACAGCTTGGGACTGGGCTGAACCAGCAGAGATGAAGACAGTTTGGGACTGGGCTGAACCACCATAGATGAAGACAGCTTGGGACTGGGCTGAACCAGCAGAGATGAAGACAGCTTGGGACTGGGCTGAACCAGCAGAGATGAAGACAGTTTGGGACTGGGCTGAACCAGCAGAGATGAAGACAGCTTGGGACTGGGCTGAACCAGCAGAGATGAAGACAGCTTGGGACTGGGCTGAACCAGCAGAGATGAAGACAGCTTGGGACTGGGCTGAACCAGCAGAGATGAAGACAGCTTGGGACTGGGCTGAACCAGCATTGATGAAGACAGCTTGGGACTGGGCTGAACCAGCAGAGATGAAGACAGTTTGGGACTGGGCTGAACCAGCAGAGATGAAGACAGCTTGGGACTGGGCTGAACCAGCAGAGATGAAGACAGCTTGGGACTGGGCTGAACCAGCAGAGATGAAGACAGCTTGGGACTGGGCTGAAGCAGCAGAGATGAAGATGATTTGGAACTGGGCTTAAAGCATAATTTAATTGAATCAGACAATTAGTCTGTAAATATTAATCTATAGCTTtctactgtatttatatatttcattaaaacaaaaaGATCAATCATTTTAAAAATCAATAAGTTTAGCTTTACATGGAACAGCTCTGTAGACCTTCAGGTGTCAATATGATTTAATTCTTTGATCTACAGAAACGTGAAAATGAAATCTGAGTCTCTCTCCGGAATCACTACAGCATGAGGCGTCCTCCACCAGACTTCAAACACTGCTCTCCAACATCTGTGATATGAAAGATTGATGAACTCTGTGAAGTGTTGTGTCACCACCTGCCACATGTCATCGGCTGACATCTATAATTGAGGAACCAAAACAGTGGGTCGTCCAACGGGCTTCTGGGGACAGGTGACATGTGACCGATTCAGGATCAATGTGCAGGCGGAATTAGTGAAGCTGCGGAGGTCTACATAAAACAGATATGAGTATTGTAATATGCCACAATATTAACAGAAAAGCaggaaaacaaataaaggtattTGCAACACAATAAGACAAATCTcagatttgttttttattggAGGGAAAGAACAAGAAAAAGCgtgcaaaatgttttttttttttttttttttagtacccAAGCTGTACATGCAGGTGTTGTTCTTCATTAAGATCTTTTGCATTACTAGCATGTAATAAGCTAGTTTTCAGTGGATTGTAGGGAAATATTCTAcattgtgctgtgtgtgtgcagtaGCCCCGCTCTCTATACGGCTAGGTCACCGAATGCAAGCTTTCATCTCGCCGTCCCCACCAATGCCTTATAGTTTGACCACTCCATGATTCTGTGCGTGCTTgaactgtcaaagtgactcagaATGAATCACAAACCGATTCAGACTTTTGCTAACTGGTTTGAGATTCACTGAACAGAAGTGATTCATTCACTGGTCGGACAATGCAGTTCACAGGATTCTACATGTCTCTTCTTGAGTGTCTCCGTCATTGTCCGACTctggtttgaacataaaagtCTGAACAGTTTTTgacatatagtgtgtgtgtgtgtgtgtgtgtgtgtgtgtgtgtgtgtgtgtgtgtgtgtgtgtgtgtgtgtgtgtgtgtgtgtgtgtgaggtaatTGGAGCTGATAACGtaagctcttgaagctccgccctcttcttgaaagggggtggggagcagcagctcatttgcatttaaagggacacatctgtggggtatttttagctaaaacttcacatacactaGAGACATCAGAGACATGTTTAACATGTTGTAAGGGGcataataggacccctttaagggtttggaatgacaagaggtagagtaaatgatgacagaatttttgggcaaactatTTCTTTAGAAATGTGATGGAGAAAACAGGCAACAAACAACCTCATTTAAATCAGCCTTTTTACTCGGATCTTTACTCAGACGAAACTGACAGATCATTTCCCACATTGCTACCTAAATATTTCCAAAAAATGATCATATTCAAGGCTTTTGCTCTTCATAGACAGCTTATGAATAAAGCCAGCTGTCAATCATCTGCTCAATGCACCGGGACAGGAGTGCACGTCGACTTCTTTCTCATGATTGTAGGTTATAAGTGACATGAAGTGTGTATT is from Pseudorasbora parva isolate DD20220531a chromosome 10, ASM2467924v1, whole genome shotgun sequence and encodes:
- the LOC137090799 gene encoding proline-rich membrane anchor 1-like; translated protein: MLDTLVHALGLLSCLLFSQVELQSLCSQRDIRRGGECHHLPPPPPPPPPPPALLSVGFYSHKNKSTIIKAPEASAPLLSSWWMEIIVVGTTGSALAVFLLLTVFIFYKAIKRKPLKKEKNGTGCGGDAISSFKKINNAAV